The genome window AGAATGCTGCCATTGGCCTGTTCGCGCACGCCGCGGATGAGAGAGAACTCGAATGGATGCGACGCGTTCGGAGCGCCGAGGGGAATCTCGCGCACCTGCGCCGCGAGGGGGCCGGTCGCCACGAGAACCGCAAACAGGGCGAACCGGATGGATGATGCGCTACGCATGAGCCTGCTCTCCACGAGAGGGTGTATGCGGGCATTCTACGAGCGCCGTGTTAAGACCGTGTGAAGGGGGGCGAAACGAAAACCGCCCCTGGGGTAGGGGCGGTTCGTTGGGATCATTCCAGTCGCGCATCGGGGCGCCGCGTGGGGGGCGCAGCCGTCCGCGATCCTACCAATCGCACACCAAAGCGCCGCCGCAGGGGCGCAGCATGCTGCGCCCCATACGACGGAATTCTACTCGTACCTTAAGGCCTGAATAGGGTCCAGCGACGCCGCGCGCCGTGCCGGCCAGAGTCCGAAGAACAACCCGACCAGTGCCGAGAACATGAAGGCCACGATGATGGCCGTCGGCGAGATCAGCGTGGTCGATCCGTACTGCTTGCTCACGAACACCGACATCCCGATGCCGAGGGCAATGCCGAGGACGCCACCGGAGACGCAGAGCACCAGGGCCTCGATCAGGAACTGGCTCAGGATCGTCAGCTTGGTAGCGCCGAGCGCCTTCCGGATGCCGATCTCCTTGGTGCGCTCGGTAACCGAGACCAGCATGATGTTCATGATGCCGATGCCGCCGACGAGCAGCGATACCGCGGCAATCGAGAGCAACAGCGTCGAGAAGGTCTCGGCGTTCTGTGCCGACGTCGCCAGGAACTCCTTGGGCGAACGGATCTGGAAATTGTTGGGGCCGCCCGGGCGGATCTTGTGCTCGCGCCGCATGATCCGCTCGACGTCGACCATTCCCTGTTCCATCGGCAGCTTCTCGTTCACGATCACCGAAATGGAGCGGAGACGGTCGGTGCCGAAGACACGGTAACGCGCGGTGCTGAGCGGAATCAGGATCTGTTCATCCGGATTCTGAAAGCCCTGCGAGCCCTTGGCGCTGAGAATGCCGATGATCTCGAACGGAATCCCGCGGATCGCGAGCGTCTGGCCGATGATCGCGGGACCGTTGGCGTCGAGCAGCTTGGGTACATCGGCGC of Gemmatimonadota bacterium contains these proteins:
- a CDS encoding ABC transporter permease, which gives rise to MLIGETVRVAFQSIRSNKLRAMLTMLGVIIGVAAVITVVAMGSGAQKAVQDRINSLGANLVTINPGQGFSMGAARGDGAPMYVKDAEMLKRDATTLTAVVPEMGRNQQVVFGNKNINTSIVGTSANYAGARNYTITAGRMFSDGDDAAQQRYAVIGADVPKLLDANGPAIIGQTLAIRGIPFEIIGILSAKGSQGFQNPDEQILIPLSTARYRVFGTDRLRSISVIVNEKLPMEQGMVDVERIMRREHKIRPGGPNNFQIRSPKEFLATSAQNAETFSTLLLSIAAVSLLVGGIGIMNIMLVSVTERTKEIGIRKALGATKLTILSQFLIEALVLCVSGGVLGIALGIGMSVFVSKQYGSTTLISPTAIIVAFMFSALVGLFFGLWPARRAASLDPIQALRYE